Proteins found in one Desulfovibrio sp. genomic segment:
- a CDS encoding DEAD/DEAH box helicase has translation MADYDSTVNDCADSASDAALQGISVSEPDDALPRVTLDELPETVSAACRRAGWQSLMPVQSLALPYLLAGRDIMVQSRTGSGKTGCYLLPMLPHISADLKAPQALVLAPTRELAVQVEREAAVIFAETGIRTAAVYGGVGYKKQMDALRDGAQVIVGTPGRVLDHLLRRTMELRDLRVLVFDEADRMLSIGFYPDMKEIQSYLPQKRIHTCLFSATYPPHVLKLAREFMAEPAMLSLSQKEVHVAEVQHLFCEVKPMDKDRALVRLLETENPASAIIFCNTKSNVHYVTGVLQGFGYSADELSADLSQSRREAVLEKIREGKLQYLVATDVAARGIDIAQLSHVFLYEPPEDHESYIHRAGRTGRAGAAGTVISLVDVMQRMELDRIAKHYKIGIMPLPLPSDEDVARVAGARLTAILEGRFRNLTGLERMRVGRYAQLARDLATQSDEEDNVLLLAMLLDACHQESLRETRFPDGRPRAAEGQQRQSRQAKPGRSRGGRPKPSGGRSADAEEASPAASEGQGGSAPDSGSDSGAGEGNSSHSGKRRRRSSRRRGGNATEGTAGQSADGQGQGSSREGGD, from the coding sequence ATGGCCGATTACGATTCCACTGTGAATGATTGTGCGGATTCCGCTTCTGACGCCGCGCTGCAAGGCATTTCCGTCAGCGAACCCGATGACGCCCTGCCCAGGGTGACTCTTGACGAATTGCCCGAAACCGTGAGTGCGGCCTGCCGCCGGGCCGGCTGGCAAAGCCTTATGCCCGTGCAGTCGCTGGCCCTGCCCTATCTGCTGGCCGGGCGCGACATCATGGTGCAGTCCCGCACTGGCAGCGGCAAGACTGGCTGCTACCTCTTGCCCATGCTTCCCCATATTTCTGCCGACCTCAAGGCCCCGCAGGCACTGGTGTTGGCCCCAACGCGCGAGCTCGCCGTTCAGGTTGAGCGCGAGGCCGCTGTAATTTTTGCAGAAACAGGCATCCGCACTGCCGCTGTTTATGGCGGCGTGGGCTATAAAAAGCAGATGGATGCCCTGCGCGATGGCGCGCAGGTTATTGTGGGCACGCCCGGTCGCGTGCTTGACCATTTGCTGCGCCGCACCATGGAGCTGCGCGATCTGCGCGTTCTGGTTTTTGACGAGGCCGACCGCATGCTTTCCATCGGGTTTTATCCCGACATGAAGGAAATCCAGAGCTATCTGCCGCAAAAGCGCATCCATACATGCCTGTTCTCCGCCACGTATCCGCCCCATGTGCTCAAGCTGGCGCGCGAATTCATGGCGGAACCGGCCATGCTTTCCCTCTCGCAAAAAGAAGTGCACGTGGCCGAAGTGCAGCACCTCTTTTGCGAGGTGAAGCCCATGGATAAAGACCGCGCGCTCGTGCGCCTGCTGGAAACGGAAAATCCCGCCTCCGCCATTATTTTTTGCAATACCAAGTCCAACGTTCATTATGTGACGGGCGTTTTGCAGGGGTTTGGCTACAGCGCCGACGAGCTTTCTGCGGATCTTTCACAGTCGCGTCGCGAGGCCGTGCTTGAAAAGATCCGCGAGGGCAAGCTGCAATATCTTGTGGCTACAGATGTTGCGGCCCGGGGCATTGACATTGCGCAGCTCTCGCACGTTTTTCTTTATGAACCGCCGGAAGATCACGAGAGCTACATCCATCGCGCAGGTCGCACAGGCCGTGCGGGTGCCGCCGGTACGGTCATTTCGCTGGTGGACGTGATGCAGCGCATGGAGCTTGACCGTATCGCCAAGCACTACAAGATAGGCATAATGCCCCTGCCTCTGCCTTCTGACGAAGACGTGGCGCGGGTGGCCGGGGCCAGACTGACCGCCATTCTTGAAGGGCGGTTCCGCAATCTGACTGGGCTTGAACGCATGCGCGTTGGGCGTTATGCCCAGCTTGCGCGCGATCTGGCCACGCAGAGCGATGAAGAAGACAACGTGCTGCTTCTGGCCATGCTGCTGGATGCCTGCCATCAGGAAAGCCTGCGCGAAACACGCTTTCCCGATGGGCGGCCTCGCGCCGCCGAGGGGCAGCAGCGTCAGTCGCGTCAGGCAAAGCCGGGCCGTTCACGCGGTGGTCGGCCAAAGCCATCCGGTGGTCGCAGCGCGGACGCAGAGGAAGCCAGCCCCGCTGCCTCTGAAGGGCAGGGCGGATCAGCCCCGGATTCCGGTTCTGATTCCGGCGCTGGCGAGGGCAATTCTTCGCATTCCGGCAAACGCCGTCGCCGTTCCTCGCGACGTCGTGGCGGCAATGCAACCGAGGGTACTGCAGGGCAATCTGCCGACGGGCAGGGCCAGGGTTCGTCCCGCGAGGGCGGAGACTAG
- the hisG gene encoding ATP phosphoribosyltransferase, with product MSADTMPIIKLGVPKGSLEEATINLFERAGWKIRKHTRNYFPDINDPQITASLCRVQEIGEYIEAGVLDVGITGLDWLTERNHEDKVVRVSDLVYSKTSNRPCRWVLAVAGDSPYQKAADLAGKRIATELQGLTQRYFDREGVKVDVFYSWGATEAKVVEGLADGIVEVTETGTTIRAHGLRIIDEVMVSYPVLIANKKAWEDPAKRAKIEQLDLLLQGALKAENLVALKMNAPADNLAAILEMLPSLNSPTVSPLRDTHWLSVESVVQIDVVRDLIPRLRLAGAEGIIEYALNKVI from the coding sequence ATGAGCGCGGATACCATGCCCATCATCAAGCTTGGCGTGCCCAAGGGCTCGCTGGAAGAAGCCACCATCAACCTTTTTGAACGCGCGGGCTGGAAAATCCGCAAACATACGCGCAACTATTTTCCCGACATCAACGACCCGCAGATCACCGCATCGCTCTGCCGCGTGCAGGAAATCGGCGAATACATTGAAGCTGGCGTGCTGGACGTGGGCATCACCGGCCTCGACTGGCTGACCGAGCGCAACCACGAAGACAAAGTGGTACGCGTGTCCGACCTTGTATATTCCAAGACATCCAACCGCCCCTGCCGCTGGGTGCTGGCCGTGGCGGGCGATTCGCCCTACCAGAAGGCCGCCGACCTCGCGGGCAAGCGCATCGCCACCGAACTGCAAGGCCTGACGCAGCGCTATTTTGACCGCGAAGGCGTCAAGGTTGACGTATTCTACTCTTGGGGCGCCACCGAAGCCAAGGTAGTGGAAGGTCTGGCTGACGGCATTGTGGAAGTGACCGAAACCGGCACCACCATCCGCGCTCACGGCCTGCGCATTATTGACGAGGTCATGGTTTCCTACCCTGTGCTCATTGCCAATAAAAAAGCCTGGGAAGACCCCGCCAAGCGCGCCAAAATCGAACAGCTCGATCTACTGCTCCAGGGCGCGCTCAAGGCGGAAAATCTGGTGGCCCTCAAGATGAACGCCCCTGCTGATAATCTGGCCGCCATCCTTGAAATGCTGCCCTCGCTCAATTCGCCCACGGTTTCGCCCCTGCGCGACACCCACTGGCTCTCAGTGGAATCCGTGGTGCAGATTGATGTGGTGCGTGATCTGATTCCCCGCCTGCGCCTTGCTGGTGCGGAGGGCATCATTGAATACGCCCTGAACAAGGTCATTTAG
- a CDS encoding YkgJ family cysteine cluster protein, translating into MSSDASRELLDSLPELKPDETFCFDCNPDVPCFNRCCAELTLPLTPYDVLRLRRNLGIGSEEFLGTFTTMRSFPDTGFPLPMLRMLDGPDEPCPFVTPAGCSVYEDRPGACRYYPLGRGTKMAADGVSERFFVVREPHCLGFDKGTVRTPHQWLENEELKPFNTSNDRYMRLMAMVRATGQPLEPRLVTMIVLCLFQIDKFRELITNMRIFSHVDISDQRKAAIMEDSQQGDEAALDFGLDWMELVIFGQSQGLTRK; encoded by the coding sequence ATGTCCTCTGATGCCAGCCGTGAACTTCTCGACAGCCTGCCCGAACTGAAACCTGACGAAACATTCTGTTTTGACTGCAACCCCGATGTTCCCTGTTTCAACCGTTGCTGCGCTGAGCTGACCCTGCCCCTCACCCCGTATGACGTGCTGCGCCTGCGCCGCAATCTGGGCATTGGCAGCGAAGAATTTCTTGGCACCTTCACCACCATGCGTTCCTTTCCCGACACGGGCTTTCCCCTGCCCATGCTGCGCATGCTCGACGGGCCGGACGAACCGTGCCCCTTTGTGACCCCTGCGGGCTGCTCCGTGTACGAAGACAGGCCCGGGGCGTGCCGCTACTACCCCCTGGGGCGCGGCACAAAAATGGCGGCGGATGGCGTTTCAGAACGCTTTTTTGTGGTGCGCGAGCCGCACTGCCTTGGCTTTGACAAAGGCACCGTGCGCACCCCCCATCAGTGGCTGGAAAATGAAGAGCTGAAGCCCTTCAACACTTCCAACGACCGCTATATGCGCCTCATGGCCATGGTACGGGCAACGGGTCAACCACTTGAACCCCGACTGGTAACTATGATAGTGTTGTGTCTGTTTCAGATCGACAAGTTCCGTGAGCTTATCACAAATATGCGTATATTCTCGCATGTGGACATAAGCGACCAGCGCAAGGCCGCCATCATGGAAGACAGCCAGCAGGGCGATGAAGCCGCGCTTGATTTCGGGCTGGACTGGATGGAACTTGTCATCTTTGGCCAGAGCCAGGGCCTGACCAGAAAATAG
- the hisI gene encoding phosphoribosyl-AMP cyclohydrolase, whose product MSATPDGSAALEGNPGFQPDFSKGLLPAIAQDCDSGEVLMLAYMNEDAWRKTLETGEAHYWSRSRKELWHKGGTSGNVQKVRSLRLDCDNDTILLLIEQIGGAACHTGRRSCFYRELKQGSVRECSPQIFDPKKVYGR is encoded by the coding sequence ATGTCCGCTACCCCTGACGGCAGCGCGGCTCTGGAAGGCAACCCCGGGTTTCAGCCCGACTTCAGCAAGGGGCTTTTGCCCGCCATCGCCCAGGATTGCGACAGCGGCGAGGTGCTCATGCTGGCCTATATGAATGAAGACGCATGGCGCAAAACCCTTGAAACCGGCGAGGCCCATTACTGGAGCCGCAGCCGCAAGGAGCTTTGGCACAAGGGCGGCACCTCGGGCAATGTACAAAAAGTGCGTTCCCTGCGGCTTGATTGTGACAATGACACCATACTGCTGCTTATTGAGCAGATCGGCGGGGCCGCCTGTCATACAGGACGGCGCTCCTGCTTTTACAGGGAATTGAAGCAAGGTTCGGTGCGGGAATGCTCCCCGCAGATTTTTGACCCCAAAAAAGTCTACGGTCGATAG